A single window of Oreochromis aureus strain Israel breed Guangdong linkage group 5, ZZ_aureus, whole genome shotgun sequence DNA harbors:
- the ppp1r3db gene encoding protein phosphatase 1, regulatory subunit 3Db has product MDGASCEKSWNQLQFVGGSNNVSSTRTIRLRDIYDPKPQPPKAPVQIRPPSPRPPPMKEPSLRQSLSSDPSTKTIIRRRAQSLPLSAERKKELRSVQVRFVDSLGLQLEEVKVFKVQECPIIPQHVLFRLLMSSELAFGKSLELSLPYFKPCFPENMGAQPDFLTRLHTQRVCLEQVLCSEQGITGTIQVFNVAYEKEVTVHYSFTNWRTHTNTAASWLSSVYREGCDSPVLDVFRFRLPVPPFALQPGASLEFAICYHVKGSDYWDNNNGNNYKLSCHSYKVTVPRECEDSMLHFT; this is encoded by the coding sequence ATGGATGGGGCTTCTTGTGAGAAGTCTTGGAACCAGCTTCAGTTCGTGGGTGGCTCCAACAATGTATCCTCAACCAGAACCATCCGGCTACGGGACATTTATGATCCCAAACCTCAACCTCCCAAAGCCCCCGTCCAGATCCGCCCTCCAAGTCCAAGACCTCCACCCATGAAGGAGCCCAGTTTAAGGCAAAGTCTTTCCAGCGATCCCTCAACCAAGACCATCATAAGGAGACGGGCTCAGTCTCTTCCATTGTCTGCAGAGCGCAAGAAGGAACTTAGGAGTGTACAGGTACGCTTTGTGGACTCACTGGGTCTTCAGTTAGAGGAAGTTAAGGTTTTCAAAGTTCAAGAGTGTCCCATTATACCCCAACATGTTCTATTCAGGCTGCTGATGAGCTCTGAATTGGCTTTTGGGAAGTCCCTGGAGCTGTCACTGCCTTACTTTAAACCCTGTTTTCCAGAAAATATGGGTGCTCAGCCGGACTTCCTGACACGGCTGCACACACAGCGCGTATGTCTTGAGCAGGTCCTATGTTCAGAGCAGGGGATAACAGGCACCATACAAGTATTTAATGTAGCCTATGAGAAAGAAGTCACAGTACACTACTCTTTCACCAACTggagaacacacacaaatacagcaGCATCCTGGCTATCGAGTGTATACCGTGAGGGGTGTGACTCTCCAGTACTGGACGTCTTCAGGTTTCGTCTTCCTGTCCCACCATTCGCTTTGCAGCCAGGGGCTAGCTTGGAATTTGCAATCTGCTACCACGTAAAAGGATCTGATTACTGGGACAACAACAACGGCAATAATTACAAACTCTCATGCCACAGCTACAAGGTGACCGTGCCAAGGGAGTGTGAAGATAGCATGCTACATTTCACCTGA